Proteins co-encoded in one Amphritea atlantica genomic window:
- a CDS encoding ATP-binding cassette domain-containing protein gives MIQLNQLSLQRGHLRLLDRAQLTIHANQKVGIVGANGVGKSSLFKLILGQLQPDEGDLQLPGNLTIAHMAQEVADSDQRAIDYVLDGDLRLRSIQQALTDAEHSGNHHRIGELHAQLDAINGYSAEARGHQLLNGLSFSTSDAERPVNTFSGGWRIRLNLAQALMSHSDILLLDEPTNHLDLDATIWLEQWLRNYQGTLLLISHDRDFLDAVSTHIVHMHQQKTELYKGGYSDFEKRRAERLAQQQSQFEKQQVRIAEIESFVRRFKAKATKAKQAQSRVKELERMELIAPAHVDSPFSFTFQSSDKISFPLMSLDKCQLGYTQAVLENVNLTLSPGDRIGLLGPNGAGKSTLIKTLTRDLPLINGLYKAGEHLKIGYFAQHQLEALDLEASPALHIQRISPKASDQEIRNYLGSFDFNGDRALEPVKRFSGGEKARVALALIAWQRPNLLLLDEPTNHLDLEVRHALTLALQNFDGALILVSHDRHLLRNTVDQFLLVANGQVTPFDGDMDDYQQWLAAQRRNQNQVIEEPRENRSLSAAEKKEQKRLEAERRSALRPLRKAIETLEAGLDKITAELQQLETLLTDVSLYEENNRTQLKGLLLQQGELQQKAEAIETEWMEKLEELEQLESESAS, from the coding sequence ATGATTCAGTTAAACCAGCTTAGCTTACAACGTGGACACCTGCGCCTGCTAGACAGAGCGCAGCTAACTATTCACGCCAATCAGAAAGTCGGCATTGTCGGTGCCAACGGCGTGGGTAAGTCGTCACTCTTTAAATTGATTCTTGGTCAGTTGCAACCCGATGAGGGCGACCTGCAACTGCCCGGCAATCTGACCATTGCCCATATGGCCCAGGAGGTCGCTGACAGTGATCAGCGCGCCATTGATTATGTGCTCGATGGCGACCTGCGCCTGCGATCAATTCAACAGGCGCTGACCGACGCAGAACACTCCGGCAATCATCACCGGATCGGTGAACTACATGCCCAGCTTGACGCGATTAATGGTTATAGCGCTGAGGCACGCGGACATCAGTTACTCAACGGACTGAGCTTCTCAACCAGCGATGCGGAGCGCCCGGTAAACACTTTCTCAGGGGGCTGGCGTATCCGGCTTAACCTGGCCCAGGCGCTGATGAGTCATTCCGATATTCTGCTGCTGGATGAGCCGACCAACCACCTCGACCTGGACGCAACGATCTGGCTGGAACAGTGGTTACGCAACTATCAGGGCACCCTGCTACTGATATCCCATGACCGGGATTTTCTCGATGCAGTCAGCACTCATATTGTGCATATGCACCAGCAGAAAACCGAACTGTATAAAGGGGGCTACAGCGATTTTGAAAAACGTCGTGCAGAACGCCTCGCTCAGCAGCAATCGCAGTTTGAGAAACAGCAGGTCAGGATTGCCGAGATAGAGAGTTTTGTTCGCCGCTTTAAAGCCAAGGCGACCAAAGCCAAACAGGCACAAAGCCGGGTTAAGGAGCTGGAACGGATGGAGCTGATTGCGCCGGCCCATGTGGACAGTCCATTCAGCTTCACATTTCAGTCTTCGGACAAGATATCCTTCCCGCTGATGAGTCTGGACAAGTGCCAGCTGGGTTACACACAAGCGGTTCTGGAAAATGTAAACCTGACTCTGTCACCCGGTGACCGTATCGGCCTGCTGGGCCCCAATGGCGCGGGTAAATCGACTCTGATTAAAACCCTGACCCGGGATCTGCCGCTGATAAACGGACTTTATAAAGCGGGTGAGCACCTGAAGATCGGCTATTTTGCCCAGCATCAGCTCGAGGCGCTGGACCTGGAAGCCTCTCCGGCCCTGCATATACAGCGAATCTCGCCAAAGGCCAGTGATCAGGAGATTCGCAACTACCTGGGTAGTTTCGACTTCAATGGTGATCGGGCACTGGAACCGGTCAAACGCTTCTCCGGCGGTGAAAAAGCCCGGGTAGCGCTGGCGCTGATCGCCTGGCAACGCCCCAACCTGCTACTGCTCGATGAGCCCACCAACCATCTGGATCTCGAGGTCAGGCACGCGCTGACACTGGCGCTGCAAAACTTCGATGGTGCTCTGATTCTGGTCTCCCATGACCGACATCTGCTGCGTAATACAGTGGATCAGTTTCTCTTAGTCGCGAACGGTCAGGTGACCCCCTTTGACGGCGATATGGATGACTACCAGCAATGGCTGGCAGCGCAACGCCGTAATCAGAATCAGGTTATCGAAGAGCCCAGAGAAAACCGCTCCCTCAGTGCCGCCGAGAAAAAAGAGCAGAAACGCCTTGAAGCTGAACGCCGCAGCGCCCTGCGACCACTACGCAAAGCGATTGAGACGCTGGAAGCCGGATTGGACAAAATTACGGCGGAACTGCAACAGCTGGAAACCCTGCTGACGGATGTCAGTCTGTATGAAGAAAACAACAGGACACAGCTTAAAGGTCTGCTGCTACAACAGGGTGAGCTGCAACAGAAAGCAGAAGCGATTGAGACTGAGTGGATGGAAAAGCTGGAAGAACTGGAACAACTGGAGAGCGAATCAGCAAGCTGA